Proteins encoded together in one Terriglobus saanensis SP1PR4 window:
- a CDS encoding TonB-dependent receptor — translation MLRLFSRLLYLVAFVALLCGSSLFGQSANGRFSGQVTDNDGGAIPGASVQIVNQETLVKREAKTDAAGAYSVLSLPAGHYQIIVEADGFSRRSSEVITLTAGQSVVFNAPLSVGGVKTEVEVNEAGMTTVQTTNASISTILGQKEITGYGLNGRNFSQLVNMAPGVSNQTGQDEAKVGVAGSAKFSVNGGRVEYNTFSVDGSDVLNTSINASRGQGEPLMVYPSIDAIQDMKVLTADYSALYGKSASGSVLVTTKSGTDKFHGNVYGFIRNEMFNARNFFDQPNPTPLGFEGKLTYRTPLYRRLDFGGTIGGPLFIPHLYNNSKSKTFFFFSEEVRREKTPVDYNQAVPTLAERAGNFSDVCPTLVPGGSDSFNPSDFPDCPQGPYLPDGRPAVGRSVGLNYTSAALLNSGLIPAPNSSRGCNSTNPSPLPHCYVAAVSPATHWREELFRIDHNLTANERVYFRYVHDSWDTVTLAPQWGVVQNSFPTVENQLNGPGLNMVLSLAQTLPHGITNLLSGSYEVEHITLAPQPGVGVASLNRPAILGDPCTQVSAPGGNYTPSTLTQCPMGFIFNNGFGGNKLPGLAFQGNNGAYGGHGFAADTGYAPWSQSNPTFNLRDDVSKVVRKHNLQFGFEGTFVQQNELSAVTGANSGDLQGLLTFSNQQSIHTTGNAFADFLAGSGFSNNGTPAVTQGAIKSYTQDSGQAKYYTRYKVADFYLQDDWRVHSRLTINAGLRASLFGAWYNPKNTGYNWRPEAFSQSLGSSIYIDPNNGYLVDKGTGSPVSLSRVGPYSLSSLNSKITNGLVQCGANGIPDSCMSNKLFHPAPRVGISWDPKGDGKTAIRVGYGLFWEHGTGYEANTGSLIGSAPLILSETQSNLTGNVNLNGNSAYNLIGFSCQGGTAQCGTTAGPAGGATFPLNVTSIPTKAVYSYVQQWSLSVQHEVHRAMVAQIAYVGTRGTHLTAVRDLNQLQPLSDGLNPFAAGQPITSSVCQSGTTGTPFSVAGLNSASPGSGITVPSSQGIGPSSPGYVNMFVACTGNPGFANFQRTPPVKLGISADAVRPYPGFSNIISVENVADSTYHALQGTLRQTTGSLTIGLAYTYSHSLDDSSDRSTANFANSLDIHSNHASSDFDQRHLLNINYIYDLPLLRLLQGFANLVGSGSDSDDEEKPTPNSATPWELAPVWKTVLGGWQLSGITTWQTGTPFSVINGGGADGTGAADNAGVGDALGVGSYADILGSARVGKPFVAQNSNNVGPLLLNPGAFTAPRGLTFGNSGRNYLHNPSRTNFNMSLFKHFKPFQERVDIEFRAEAYNVFNHTQFRITDASHPGNTGNNVINCYGSQVDFYSAGASSCLAGNSFLHPVDAHDPRILQFGLKGSF, via the coding sequence ATGCTTCGATTATTTTCTCGATTACTGTACCTCGTGGCATTTGTCGCCTTGTTGTGCGGCTCGTCGCTTTTCGGACAAAGCGCCAACGGACGCTTTTCCGGCCAGGTCACCGACAATGACGGAGGTGCAATCCCCGGCGCGAGCGTTCAGATCGTCAACCAGGAAACTCTGGTGAAGCGAGAAGCGAAGACGGATGCGGCAGGTGCGTATTCCGTTCTTTCGCTTCCTGCTGGACACTATCAGATCATCGTGGAGGCAGATGGATTCAGTCGGCGCTCGAGTGAGGTGATCACGCTTACTGCGGGACAAAGTGTTGTCTTTAATGCCCCGCTGTCAGTGGGAGGAGTGAAGACCGAGGTTGAGGTCAATGAAGCTGGCATGACCACTGTGCAGACGACGAATGCTTCCATCTCGACGATCCTGGGTCAGAAAGAGATCACAGGCTACGGTCTGAACGGCCGCAACTTCTCCCAGCTGGTCAACATGGCTCCCGGCGTGAGTAATCAGACTGGACAGGACGAGGCGAAGGTCGGTGTTGCGGGAAGCGCAAAGTTCAGCGTGAACGGTGGACGTGTTGAGTACAACACCTTCTCGGTAGATGGCAGCGACGTACTCAACACGAGTATCAATGCCAGTCGTGGACAGGGCGAACCTCTGATGGTCTATCCCAGTATCGATGCCATCCAGGACATGAAGGTGCTCACTGCAGACTACAGCGCTCTCTACGGAAAGAGCGCTTCCGGGAGTGTTCTGGTCACAACAAAATCCGGCACCGATAAGTTTCACGGGAATGTTTACGGTTTTATTCGTAATGAGATGTTCAACGCAAGGAATTTTTTTGATCAGCCCAATCCCACTCCTCTGGGCTTCGAAGGAAAGCTGACCTATCGCACGCCGCTGTATCGAAGGCTCGATTTTGGTGGCACGATCGGTGGTCCACTCTTCATCCCCCACCTCTACAACAACAGTAAGTCGAAGACATTTTTCTTCTTCTCTGAAGAGGTTCGTCGCGAGAAGACACCCGTGGATTACAACCAGGCTGTGCCGACCTTAGCCGAGCGGGCAGGAAACTTTTCGGACGTTTGTCCCACGCTTGTTCCAGGGGGCAGCGACTCTTTCAATCCGTCTGACTTTCCGGATTGTCCGCAGGGGCCTTACCTGCCGGATGGACGACCCGCAGTCGGAAGAAGTGTAGGGTTGAATTACACCAGCGCGGCGCTGCTCAACTCCGGCCTGATTCCCGCGCCTAACTCCAGTCGGGGCTGCAACTCTACGAATCCTTCTCCTCTGCCGCATTGCTATGTTGCCGCAGTCTCTCCGGCGACGCATTGGCGTGAAGAACTATTCCGTATTGACCACAACCTCACTGCGAATGAGCGAGTGTACTTCCGCTATGTCCATGATTCATGGGATACGGTGACGCTCGCGCCGCAATGGGGCGTCGTCCAGAACAGCTTTCCAACCGTCGAGAACCAACTCAACGGACCGGGTCTGAACATGGTGCTGAGTCTGGCTCAAACTCTGCCGCATGGCATCACCAACCTGCTCTCTGGCAGTTACGAGGTAGAACACATTACACTCGCGCCGCAGCCGGGAGTGGGGGTGGCGTCGCTCAATCGGCCCGCTATCCTGGGCGATCCTTGCACACAGGTCTCTGCGCCGGGAGGGAACTACACGCCTTCCACTCTCACGCAATGCCCCATGGGTTTTATCTTCAATAATGGCTTCGGCGGAAATAAACTGCCTGGGCTGGCCTTTCAAGGGAACAATGGCGCATACGGCGGGCATGGTTTTGCTGCGGACACAGGTTACGCACCGTGGAGCCAATCGAACCCGACGTTTAATCTGCGCGACGACGTCAGCAAAGTGGTTCGCAAGCACAATCTGCAGTTTGGCTTTGAAGGAACCTTTGTTCAGCAGAACGAACTGAGTGCGGTCACCGGGGCGAACTCCGGAGACCTGCAGGGTCTGCTTACCTTCAGCAATCAGCAGTCCATCCACACCACCGGAAATGCATTTGCTGATTTTCTCGCAGGTTCAGGGTTTTCAAACAATGGCACCCCCGCCGTCACACAAGGAGCGATCAAGAGTTACACCCAGGATAGCGGCCAGGCGAAGTACTACACACGGTACAAGGTCGCCGACTTCTATCTGCAGGACGACTGGCGTGTGCATTCGCGGTTGACGATCAATGCTGGTCTTCGTGCCAGTCTCTTTGGCGCCTGGTACAACCCAAAAAATACCGGCTATAACTGGCGGCCGGAGGCCTTCAGCCAGTCGCTTGGTTCCTCGATTTATATCGATCCTAATAACGGTTATCTCGTGGATAAGGGAACAGGCTCACCTGTTTCCTTGAGTCGCGTCGGACCTTACAGTCTCAGTTCCCTCAATTCCAAGATCACCAACGGCCTAGTGCAGTGCGGCGCGAATGGCATACCTGACAGCTGTATGTCGAATAAGCTCTTTCATCCCGCACCGCGTGTCGGAATATCCTGGGACCCAAAGGGGGATGGAAAGACTGCCATCCGTGTTGGCTATGGCCTTTTCTGGGAACATGGCACAGGGTACGAAGCGAATACAGGCTCGCTGATCGGCAGCGCTCCGCTGATCCTGAGCGAAACCCAATCGAACCTCACGGGCAATGTGAATCTCAATGGAAACAGTGCCTATAACCTGATTGGCTTTTCCTGTCAGGGTGGCACGGCGCAATGCGGGACGACCGCCGGGCCAGCAGGAGGCGCAACCTTTCCTCTCAATGTCACTTCGATTCCGACGAAGGCCGTGTATTCCTATGTGCAACAGTGGAGCCTGAGCGTGCAGCACGAGGTGCATAGGGCGATGGTGGCCCAAATTGCTTATGTGGGAACCAGAGGAACGCATCTGACGGCGGTCCGTGACCTCAACCAGCTACAGCCGCTCAGTGACGGTCTGAACCCATTCGCTGCGGGCCAACCGATCACCTCCAGCGTCTGCCAGAGTGGAACCACCGGCACACCCTTCTCTGTGGCTGGTTTGAATTCTGCAAGTCCCGGCTCAGGAATCACCGTACCGAGTTCTCAAGGCATCGGTCCATCCTCTCCGGGTTATGTCAACATGTTTGTTGCTTGCACCGGAAATCCTGGATTCGCAAACTTCCAAAGGACTCCGCCGGTCAAGCTCGGTATTAGCGCGGATGCTGTGCGTCCCTATCCGGGTTTCAGCAATATCATCTCTGTCGAAAACGTAGCCGATTCCACTTACCATGCGCTTCAAGGAACACTTCGCCAGACCACAGGTTCACTGACCATCGGTCTTGCTTATACCTATAGCCACTCTCTGGATGACTCGTCCGATCGTTCGACCGCAAATTTCGCCAATTCGCTCGACATCCACTCCAACCACGCCAGTTCGGACTTCGATCAACGTCATCTACTGAACATCAACTACATCTACGATCTTCCTCTGCTGCGTTTGCTTCAGGGCTTCGCCAACCTTGTGGGAAGCGGAAGTGACTCTGACGACGAGGAGAAGCCGACTCCCAACAGCGCGACCCCCTGGGAACTGGCACCAGTCTGGAAGACAGTGCTTGGTGGCTGGCAACTCAGTGGCATCACCACCTGGCAGACTGGAACGCCCTTCAGTGTGATCAATGGTGGCGGTGCAGACGGCACTGGTGCAGCCGACAACGCGGGAGTCGGCGACGCCCTGGGTGTCGGCTCCTACGCTGACATTCTCGGCAGCGCACGCGTCGGCAAACCCTTTGTTGCGCAGAACTCAAATAATGTCGGACCGCTGCTCCTTAATCCCGGGGCGTTCACTGCACCGCGAGGTCTTACCTTCGGCAACTCTGGACGCAACTACCTGCACAATCCTTCGCGTACCAACTTCAATATGTCACTCTTCAAACACTTCAAGCCATTCCAGGAACGTGTGGACATCGAGTTTCGTGCTGAGGCCTACAACGTCTTCAATCACACGCAATTCCGGATCACGGATGCGTCCCATCCTGGCAACACGGGGAATAACGTCATCAACTGCTATGGCTCTCAGGTGGATTTCTACTCCGCCGGGGCGTCCAGCTGTCTCGCGGGAAATTCGTTCCTGCATCCGGTGGACGCGCACGACCCGCGCATTCTGCAGTTCGGTCTGAAGGGTAGTTTCTAA
- a CDS encoding alpha/beta hydrolase family protein — protein sequence MFRRFAALAFLALTLGLAHAQTTTSTKPSSKPAPVVTPELPETPAVIEPEAPPFKEDWTTLSLAKSGLSLDVPAAVLLNKVEVGGCTRELLRLQWRPGDPIDLYVIRPAGVSKPPVALFLLNYTFDTDVFRASTWCDQASQNKIAIASFGSALSWQRFHTPRPMKQWFVSELQEALSTSTHDVQMVLNYLEKRDDLDAERIGLFGQGSGGSIAILAAAADPRIRALHVVDPWGDWPDWLKGSKQIPEEERALYLKPEFLNKVTTLDPIMYLPQLKGKALRIQIVMSDPVTPTAVKDKIANAAPEPDQVIRYMDKTAEQKALPKGGISSWLAQQIYSDSPKTSGMQALRSVPNVN from the coding sequence ATGTTCCGCAGATTCGCCGCACTTGCTTTCCTCGCGCTCACCCTCGGCCTGGCCCATGCGCAGACCACGACGTCGACAAAGCCCTCCTCGAAACCTGCACCTGTAGTTACGCCCGAGTTGCCGGAGACCCCTGCCGTCATCGAGCCCGAAGCGCCACCTTTCAAAGAAGACTGGACGACGCTCTCTCTTGCGAAGAGCGGGCTTTCGCTCGATGTCCCCGCAGCCGTTCTCTTGAACAAAGTGGAGGTCGGAGGATGCACACGCGAACTGCTGCGGTTACAGTGGCGTCCAGGCGATCCAATCGATCTTTACGTCATACGCCCCGCAGGCGTAAGCAAGCCACCGGTCGCGTTGTTTCTTCTGAATTACACCTTCGATACCGATGTGTTTCGTGCGAGTACCTGGTGCGATCAGGCATCGCAAAATAAGATCGCCATCGCCAGCTTCGGCTCCGCACTTTCGTGGCAACGCTTTCACACTCCGCGCCCGATGAAGCAATGGTTTGTGAGCGAGTTGCAGGAGGCCTTGTCCACCTCTACCCACGATGTACAGATGGTTTTGAATTACCTCGAAAAGCGCGACGATCTTGACGCCGAGCGAATCGGGTTATTCGGACAAGGTTCAGGCGGTAGCATCGCCATCCTCGCCGCTGCGGCGGATCCGCGGATCAGAGCGCTCCACGTAGTCGATCCCTGGGGAGATTGGCCCGACTGGTTGAAGGGTTCCAAGCAGATACCGGAAGAGGAACGCGCCTTGTACCTCAAGCCGGAGTTTCTCAATAAAGTCACAACTCTCGATCCGATCATGTACCTTCCGCAACTGAAGGGGAAAGCACTTCGGATACAGATTGTCATGAGTGATCCGGTTACACCGACCGCGGTAAAAGATAAGATCGCCAATGCGGCCCCCGAACCGGACCAGGTCATTCGTTATATGGATAAGACGGCGGAGCAGAAGGCTTTGCCCAAAGGAGGTATTTCCTCGTGGCTTGCGCAGCAGATTTACTCTGACTCCCCAAAGACGAGCGGGATGCAGGCACTCCGTAGCGTTCCGAATGTCAATTAA
- a CDS encoding inorganic phosphate transporter — MPILYLVFALIAVALIFDFFNGFHDAANSVATVVTTRVLTPGQAVLWAAFFNFVAAFIFGTGVAKTISDKLVDPKAVDVYVICGGLIGAIVWDIITWLAAMPTSSSHAIISGYAGAAIGKAGWHAILIKGWIPVIVFLILSPIIGAVLGWSIMTSVAWLTRHSERYKTERRFRHLQLVSAGLYSLGHGTNDAQKTMGIIVALLAAAGHEQWGKASSNSFHGLAGKHEIAWWIILSCHAAMALGTMSGGWRIVKTIGSRITPHLRPVGGFAAEMAAATTIGFATIAKVPISTTHAIGGAVLGVGATRGPHAVRWVWGEKIVWAWIMTFPGAGLIGAAGYAFAHWCIAPFIRG; from the coding sequence GTGCCGATTCTCTATCTTGTTTTCGCTCTGATTGCTGTCGCCCTCATCTTCGACTTCTTTAATGGCTTTCACGATGCCGCAAACTCCGTAGCCACGGTCGTCACCACACGCGTTCTAACGCCGGGACAGGCGGTGCTTTGGGCTGCGTTTTTTAATTTCGTCGCAGCGTTTATCTTTGGCACCGGTGTGGCCAAAACTATCTCGGACAAACTCGTCGATCCCAAGGCTGTCGACGTGTACGTTATCTGCGGTGGGCTAATCGGTGCGATTGTCTGGGACATTATTACGTGGCTGGCGGCCATGCCGACCAGTTCGTCGCACGCGATCATCAGCGGATACGCGGGCGCGGCCATTGGAAAGGCAGGATGGCACGCAATCCTGATCAAAGGCTGGATTCCCGTCATCGTCTTCCTCATTCTCTCTCCAATCATTGGGGCGGTCCTTGGCTGGTCTATCATGACTTCGGTGGCGTGGCTTACGCGCCATAGCGAACGGTACAAGACGGAGAGACGCTTCCGCCATCTGCAACTCGTTTCGGCTGGCTTGTATTCGTTAGGGCACGGAACCAATGACGCCCAAAAGACGATGGGAATTATCGTTGCACTTCTGGCTGCCGCCGGGCATGAACAATGGGGCAAGGCCAGCTCCAACAGCTTTCATGGACTGGCTGGCAAGCACGAAATTGCGTGGTGGATCATTCTTTCCTGCCATGCAGCCATGGCCCTCGGAACCATGTCGGGTGGCTGGCGCATCGTAAAGACAATCGGATCTAGGATTACGCCCCACCTTCGACCAGTCGGGGGCTTTGCCGCCGAGATGGCTGCCGCGACGACCATCGGATTTGCCACCATCGCGAAGGTACCAATCTCCACCACGCACGCCATCGGCGGGGCTGTTTTAGGCGTTGGCGCTACCCGAGGCCCCCATGCTGTGCGATGGGTCTGGGGAGAGAAGATCGTCTGGGCCTGGATCATGACCTTTCCGGGAGCAGGGCTGATCGGAGCGGCTGGATACGCTTTCGCTCATTGGTGCATTGCACCGTTCATTCGCGGGTAG
- a CDS encoding chitobiase/beta-hexosaminidase C-terminal domain-containing protein — MRVLSKWVVSRSMVVAMALLTVLGMVGCAGGNSSSSGSNVTATPTFSPGAGTYNTSQTVTIADATSGAVLYCTTDGMTPTTSSPQCSQPTTIFKTQFLQAIAVAPGMTASAVASAGYTVNLNAAATPTFSPAGGTYSAAQTVSINDATAGANLYYTTDGTVPTAASKLYTGPVVLSKSGTLSAIAMASGFNNSGVASASYTIGQGTATPVISPAGGTFSTAQTVTITDATPGANIYYTTDGTTTPTRSSTSYGGPISVSSSQTIQAIAVASNIPSSVATAAFTITLTATAPPTFSPAAGTYTTAQTVMLSDTTSGATIYYTTDGITTPTTSSAVYGNPISVSSSQTIKAIATSSGFGTSAVASAAYTINLAVAAPTFSPAAGTFSTAQTVTISDATTGATIYYTTDGSIPVPQQGTTQPYNSPINVSQTETISAIAMLDGTSSSVATASYTINLGAPIQGSVFSGMLPVGGAQVQIYAAGQTGYASDATPLLATPVKTDASGAFSAHYDCPASPGDLVYLVATGGSIGSGSANSSLAFMTALGPCGNLASTAATYVVNEVTTVASAYALSPFMAGATKVGSSIANYQGLTNAFRTVTNLTDLTTGNALTITPAYVNSNPVPFLNSSTVPQSRIHTLANALNACAAGTACSSLFSAATPNGGAAPTDTLQAILDIAQNPGANASAVFNVVSTAGPFQPALAAAPNDWILALTFTGGGLGFAPGFQVPFFNDPFDLGTLENTSMAIDATGNIWVTAFNNENDGSGSSFPDVDSGMIAVFDNLGAPLTKPSALDSSGNVIYGGYIANHIEDGTGTAGTVAAHAIAIDPSGNAWVNGGSVIGAMFPQTGTGLAEVVRNGPNFSLVLPYIQVGPNASPLTIDGSGNVWLFDGALEQFGPTGALNFSNPGAGIDPANPNAGYGSIQSLMFDSNATPALWGSAADKGDLYQINPKDGSGVTNYFAGSTGQYTNLAAGSDGNIYACGDQGGQKLDVLNVASMSILNKLTIPTGRGCGNQMVMDGVGHLFTVTGGTSPGILDEFTVSGSRLSPISPVGTGYTGTSTGEAATINPDPNATLIVPFGTTYIPPAGVMGAAIDGSGNLWVLNIDTGTTTSPGNVLVEFVGIAAPVVTPISNAVSFGQVGARP, encoded by the coding sequence GTGCGCGTTCTGTCGAAGTGGGTGGTTAGCCGGTCAATGGTGGTGGCGATGGCTCTGTTGACCGTTCTGGGAATGGTGGGCTGTGCCGGTGGGAACTCTTCCTCTTCGGGAAGCAATGTCACCGCAACTCCGACGTTCAGCCCCGGCGCTGGAACCTATAACACCTCGCAGACCGTCACCATTGCGGATGCCACCTCCGGAGCGGTGCTCTACTGCACGACGGACGGTATGACTCCAACGACCTCTTCGCCACAGTGCAGCCAGCCGACCACGATCTTCAAGACACAGTTTCTGCAGGCCATTGCGGTAGCGCCGGGTATGACCGCCAGTGCGGTCGCCTCTGCGGGCTATACGGTGAACCTGAACGCCGCCGCCACGCCCACCTTCTCGCCTGCTGGTGGTACGTATTCGGCAGCGCAGACAGTGTCGATCAATGACGCGACTGCAGGCGCAAACCTCTACTACACCACGGATGGCACCGTCCCTACGGCTGCATCCAAGCTCTACACCGGTCCCGTCGTCCTCTCCAAGAGCGGAACGCTTAGCGCCATTGCAATGGCCTCTGGATTTAATAACAGCGGCGTCGCCAGTGCGTCGTACACCATTGGGCAGGGAACGGCTACGCCGGTGATCTCTCCTGCGGGTGGTACGTTCAGCACGGCGCAGACCGTCACCATTACGGATGCGACTCCGGGCGCGAATATCTACTACACCACGGACGGCACTACCACGCCGACGAGGTCCTCCACCTCGTACGGCGGTCCCATCTCCGTCTCCTCCAGCCAGACCATTCAAGCCATCGCTGTCGCGTCCAACATCCCCAGCTCCGTGGCCACGGCTGCGTTCACCATTACGCTCACCGCCACCGCGCCGCCCACCTTCTCTCCGGCTGCTGGTACGTACACCACGGCGCAGACTGTGATGCTGAGCGACACCACGTCGGGCGCGACGATCTACTACACTACAGACGGCATCACCACGCCGACGACCTCTTCTGCGGTCTATGGCAATCCCATCTCTGTCTCCTCAAGTCAGACCATCAAGGCGATTGCGACCTCGAGCGGTTTTGGTACCAGTGCAGTGGCTAGCGCGGCATACACCATCAACTTGGCTGTTGCAGCGCCAACATTCTCTCCCGCCGCTGGTACCTTCAGTACCGCCCAGACCGTGACCATCAGCGATGCCACGACGGGTGCAACGATCTACTACACCACGGATGGCAGCATACCGGTGCCGCAACAGGGCACGACGCAGCCCTACAACAGTCCTATCAACGTGTCCCAAACTGAAACGATCAGCGCAATTGCTATGCTCGACGGTACCTCCAGTTCAGTCGCCACGGCAAGCTACACGATCAATCTCGGAGCGCCGATACAAGGTTCGGTCTTCAGCGGAATGCTGCCGGTCGGTGGCGCGCAGGTGCAGATCTATGCGGCGGGGCAGACAGGCTACGCCTCCGACGCCACACCACTGCTCGCAACCCCGGTGAAGACAGACGCCAGCGGCGCCTTCAGCGCCCATTATGATTGCCCGGCGTCGCCCGGCGACTTGGTGTATCTGGTGGCGACTGGTGGCAGCATAGGAAGCGGCAGTGCGAACTCCAGCCTCGCGTTTATGACGGCGCTTGGTCCCTGCGGCAACCTTGCGTCCACAGCGGCAACGTATGTGGTGAATGAGGTCACGACAGTGGCTTCGGCCTATGCGCTGTCGCCCTTCATGGCCGGTGCGACAAAGGTAGGTTCTTCTATAGCGAACTATCAGGGACTCACGAACGCCTTCAGGACGGTGACCAACCTGACGGACCTGACCACGGGCAACGCGCTCACCATCACGCCTGCGTATGTGAATAGCAACCCGGTCCCATTCCTTAACTCCAGCACCGTGCCGCAGTCGCGTATTCATACGCTGGCCAACGCACTGAACGCCTGCGCTGCAGGTACAGCTTGCTCCAGCCTCTTCAGTGCCGCAACACCGAATGGCGGTGCAGCGCCGACGGACACGCTGCAGGCTATCTTGGACATCGCCCAGAATCCTGGCGCGAATGCTTCGGCGGTCTTCAACGTCGTCTCTACCGCAGGGCCTTTCCAGCCCGCCCTGGCCGCAGCGCCCAACGACTGGATCCTTGCGCTTACCTTCACAGGAGGTGGGCTCGGGTTTGCTCCTGGATTCCAGGTTCCGTTCTTCAACGATCCATTCGATTTGGGTACTTTGGAGAACACCTCCATGGCGATCGACGCCACGGGTAATATCTGGGTCACGGCCTTCAATAACGAAAACGATGGCTCTGGATCTAGCTTTCCCGATGTGGACAGCGGGATGATCGCCGTATTCGATAATCTGGGCGCTCCTTTAACTAAGCCAAGCGCTTTGGACAGCTCGGGGAACGTCATCTACGGCGGCTATATCGCGAATCACATAGAGGACGGTACCGGGACCGCAGGCACTGTGGCCGCGCACGCGATCGCGATTGATCCGTCGGGCAATGCATGGGTGAACGGTGGATCGGTGATAGGTGCTATGTTCCCGCAAACGGGAACAGGACTTGCTGAGGTGGTCCGCAATGGACCCAACTTTTCCTTGGTTCTGCCCTATATTCAGGTTGGACCGAATGCCAGTCCGCTCACCATTGACGGCAGTGGCAATGTATGGCTCTTCGATGGCGCGCTTGAGCAGTTCGGACCTACTGGCGCGCTAAATTTCAGTAACCCCGGCGCGGGCATCGATCCAGCGAATCCAAATGCCGGTTACGGCAGCATTCAATCTCTCATGTTTGATTCGAATGCCACGCCTGCACTATGGGGTTCAGCGGCCGACAAAGGTGACCTTTACCAGATCAATCCCAAGGACGGAAGTGGCGTTACCAATTACTTCGCTGGAAGCACGGGCCAGTATACGAATCTAGCCGCCGGGAGCGACGGAAATATCTATGCTTGTGGGGATCAAGGCGGCCAAAAGCTCGACGTCCTAAACGTTGCCTCCATGTCCATTCTCAACAAACTTACAATCCCCACGGGAAGGGGGTGTGGGAACCAGATGGTAATGGACGGCGTTGGCCATCTCTTTACCGTCACCGGGGGCACATCGCCTGGAATCCTCGATGAGTTCACTGTGAGTGGTTCCCGCCTGTCGCCGATCTCTCCAGTGGGTACGGGATACACCGGGACCAGTACGGGAGAAGCCGCCACCATCAATCCCGACCCAAATGCGACTTTGATTGTTCCTTTTGGTACTACTTATATCCCGCCTGCAGGTGTAATGGGAGCGGCCATCGATGGCTCCGGCAATCTGTGGGTTCTCAACATTGACACCGGCACCACGACTTCTCCAGGCAACGTGCTGGTGGAGTTTGTCGGAATCGCCGCGCCGGTAGTGACGCCCATTTCGAACGCCGTCTCTTTTGGACAGGTGGGAGCGCGACCGTGA
- a CDS encoding DUF47 domain-containing protein translates to MFNLMPRDEKFYDELEGLADRVVNTSRQFETMAVRFPETDGQMQSIEGDRLGAARTMTESLVRLDQAFITPLDREDILNLLTEMYGVVDRVAELSQRFRLYEIKDLHPTLTGQARNLSTISKALSDVIHSLRHEKKIAELKSSIDAVSGAMELVKRDREAFLGTLFAGTPDPLDVIKKKELHDLLEEAIERCEEAMEVLVRVLLKNG, encoded by the coding sequence ATGTTCAATCTCATGCCGAGAGATGAAAAATTCTACGACGAACTCGAAGGACTCGCGGATCGTGTCGTCAACACTTCGAGACAGTTCGAAACCATGGCCGTCCGATTTCCTGAGACAGATGGACAGATGCAATCCATCGAGGGAGATAGACTTGGCGCGGCGCGGACGATGACCGAGAGCCTGGTTCGTCTCGACCAGGCCTTCATCACGCCGCTTGACCGAGAAGACATCCTGAATCTACTCACCGAAATGTACGGTGTCGTGGACCGGGTCGCGGAACTCTCGCAGCGATTCAGACTCTATGAGATCAAGGATTTACATCCCACTCTGACCGGTCAGGCAAGAAATCTGTCCACGATCTCCAAGGCCTTGAGCGATGTCATTCACAGTCTTCGGCACGAAAAAAAAATAGCCGAACTTAAATCATCGATTGATGCGGTCTCGGGCGCAATGGAACTGGTCAAGAGAGACCGCGAGGCGTTCCTGGGAACACTCTTTGCGGGTACGCCCGATCCCTTGGACGTCATTAAGAAAAAAGAGCTGCACGATCTCCTGGAAGAGGCCATCGAACGCTGCGAAGAGGCGATGGAAGTTCTGGTCCGCGTTCTACTCAAGAATGGCTGA
- a CDS encoding RNA polymerase sigma factor: protein MADQTEVDRAVLLFIKRELPEEKERDIDQKKFRDDPREQILELYDEFRPRLLRYLRSMSLKRDQAEEVIQETFMRLTTELLKRNEIENVQGWIVRVAHNLAVDGMKKKQREAIRNADTTNIAVESCVDPSIGPEEEFLKKERIRQMEVALQALNPQQRQCFNMRVQGFRYKDIGLALNISEQRAALVVKQVSVRLAVVFGQENCG, encoded by the coding sequence TTGGCAGACCAAACAGAAGTGGACCGTGCAGTTCTCTTGTTCATAAAGCGGGAACTTCCAGAAGAGAAAGAAAGGGATATTGATCAAAAGAAATTCAGGGACGATCCAAGGGAACAGATTCTCGAGTTGTATGACGAGTTTCGACCACGGCTACTGAGATACCTCCGCAGTATGTCGTTGAAGAGGGACCAGGCAGAAGAGGTAATTCAGGAGACGTTCATGCGATTGACGACGGAACTTCTGAAGCGAAATGAAATCGAAAATGTTCAAGGATGGATCGTTCGTGTGGCGCACAACCTTGCGGTTGATGGAATGAAGAAGAAGCAAAGGGAAGCGATTCGGAATGCGGACACCACGAACATCGCAGTCGAAAGTTGCGTGGATCCCTCCATTGGACCGGAAGAAGAGTTTTTGAAGAAGGAGCGGATCAGACAGATGGAAGTAGCACTCCAAGCGCTCAATCCGCAGCAACGTCAGTGCTTCAACATGCGCGTGCAGGGATTTCGTTACAAGGATATTGGTCTTGCACTCAATATCAGCGAACAGCGCGCCGCACTTGTGGTGAAACAGGTTTCGGTTCGATTAGCAGTGGTCTTTGGGCAAGAGAACTGTGGATAG